ACCCACCTCGAACACCTGGGCATCAGTCAACGGCATGTGCTGACGGTGGACGACGACTACACCGCGCAAGCCATCATCATCACCGACCAGGACAACAACCAGATCACGGCCTTTCACCCGGGCGCCATGGGGCAGGCCCACCGCCTGACCATCGAAGCCGACCCCGACATCGACATGGCGATCGTGGCCCCGGATGGCCGCGACGCCATGATCCAGCATGCCGAGCAACTGCAAGCCGCCGGCATCCCCTTCGTCTTCGATCCGGGTCAGGGTCTGCCCATGTTCGATGGTACCGAGCTGAGCCGCTTCGTGTCGCAAGCCACCTGGGTGGCGGTGAACGACTACGAGGGCAAGATGCTGGCCGACCGCACAGGGCAAAGCCTCGTCGAGATTTCCAAGGCCCCCCACCTCAAGGGCCTGATCGAGACCCTGGGGGCCGACGGCTGTCATGTGTACATCCAGGGCGAAAAAACACACGTGCCCGGGGTGCAGGCGGCGGCCGTGGTCGACCCCACCGGCTGTGGTGACGCTTTCCGCGGCGGACTGCTGTACGGCCTGTCGAAAGGCTGGGACCTGGTCAAGGCCGTGCAACTGGGCAACCGCATGGGCGCCCTGAAGATCGCCGTGGCGGGGCCACAAAACTACACGCTGGACGGCTCGGTGCTGGTGTTGTGAGGGCGTGGTGAAGGTGTGTTGAAGATGCCTGGGCGCTGCGCCGTGGCGGCCCTGCTTGCCCTGAGCGCTCTGAGCGCCGCCTGCACCCGCGCCGAACAGGCGCCATCGACCGGGCAACTTGGCCTGGCCACCTGGAACCTCGAATGGCTGATGACGCCCGCCGAACACCACCGGCTGGCGTCGCGCTGCACCGCCCGGCAACCCGGCAGCGACGAGCGGGCCCTGCCCTGCACCCCGGGCCGTCCACCTCCCCCCCGACGCAGCCAGGCCGACCTGGATGCACTGTCAATCACGGCCCAGGCCCTGCACAACGAGCACCAGGTCGACGTGGTGGCCTTGCAGGAAACCGATGGCCCCGAGGCTGCCGCGCAGGTGTTTCGCCAGGGGTGGCGGCTGGACTGCTTCGTGGACCGCGCCCACCCACAGAAGGTGGGATTTGCCATCCGCGATGGGGTGCCTTACCGCTGCAATGGCGACCTCGGTGCGCTGGACATCGACGGCCACGCACGCGCGGGGGCTGACCTCACCTTGTGGCCGGGCACCGCACAGGCGGTGCGCGTGCTGAACGTGCACCTCAAGAGCGGGTGCTTCACAGGCCGGCTCGACCGCACCCTCGGCCCCTGTGCCGCCCTGCGCAAACAGGTGCCGGTGGTGGAATCATGGATCGATGATCGCGTGCGCGAAGGCGTCGCCTTTGCCGTGCTGGGCGATTTCAATCGCCACCTGGCCACCGATGCCCGGTTCCCGGCCGGGCCGGATGAAAACGCCCCACTCAATGCCATGCAGGCGTGGAGCGACAACGAGCCACGTGGAGCGATACTCTGGCGCGCCACCGATGGCCAATCCTACGTGCCCTGCCATCCCGGCGAGCGACACCGCCACTACATCGATGACATCCTGATCGATCAGCGCCTGGCCCAGCGGTACGGGCAGCGGCGCTTCACGCGGGCCACTTTTGACGATCAGCCGCCGGGACGCGTCTTGTCGGACCACTGCCCGGTGGTGTGGGCACTGCGGCACTGACAGGCCGCACAGGGGCGTCAGGGCCGCCTCGCCATTGCCCAGGGGTGCGGCCCGTGCTGCGCAAAAAAGCCCGATGGAATGCACTGACGTTGAGGTACCCCGTGGCCTGCGCCACCGCCTGAATGCTCATCTCGCCCTGACACAACAAAGACTGCGCACGCGCCAGCTGAACGCGCGCAAGCACCTCGTTGTAAGTGACACCGTGCTCATGCAATTGGCGCCGCAAGGTGCGTTCATGCAATTGCATGCGCGCGGCAATGTCGGCCATGCGAGGCCGCTCATGCAGGCAGGCCTCCAGGGTCTGGATCAAGGTTTGCACGCAGCTTTGGCGCGCCCTGAGCTCGGCCATCGTCATGTCGGCACGCAAGCGCACGGCCTCAAACAAGACAGGATCTGCGCCAGGCAGGCCACGCTCCAGCATCTGCGTGTCGAACACCAAGGCGGCACGAGGCGCGTCAAAGACCAACTCGCCATCAAAGGCCTCGGCATAAGCCCCGACGTGATCTGGTCGCGGATAGGGAAAGCAGGTGCGCACAATCCCGGAGCGCCCTCCGCCGGCCAGGCGCCAGATCATGGTCAGGCCCACCAGGATGAACTCCAGCCGGCAGCGCAGGCCTTCGGCGGTGCGCCCCAAGGGGTCGATGTACACGGCCGAGCACGGCAAGGACGGCTCGAACTGCAGCTCAGATCGCTCCTGGGTCAGCACCGCGTAGCGGGTGATGACCTCGATGATGCGCCGCAAATCTGGCGCATTCATGATCAACGATGGCAAGACGCCATAGCGCACCACCGCCGGCGAGGCCCCCAGGAGCAGACCCAGATCAGGGCGCCCTGAGCCCTGCATCAGTGCCAGATAGAGACGCTCCAGTTCGGTGGCATCGAGCCACTGGGCCTCGGCTTCGGACGAGCCCGCCGCTCGGGCCTCGGCCAGGCGCTGACGCGCCCATGCAGGCACCGGCCAGTGCTGCAAATCGGCGGCATCCAGAACCACCTGGAACGCCACGGGGGCCACTTTCATCACCGCCATGAATCACTTCTTCTCACGGACCACGTGTTACGCAGTGTAACGGCGCCTCCCCCAGGAATCGAACAACGATGCGCGAACAACGACATGAAACGGGTAATCCCTCAGCGGCCCCACCCCACCCAAGTCAATGGAGGCAAAGGTTTGTCCCCAACTGCAAGTCAATGTCCCATCCCGTCAGTGCCAGAAAGGGCTTCAATCAACAGACCCGCCCTTCGTGGTCACTCAGGCACCGCTTCATCATGCACACCTCCCGCCGACGCTTCATGGGCCAGACTGTTTTGCAGGCCGCTGCCCTGGCCGCGCTGCCCGCCTTCAAGGCTGGCGCCCAGACACTGAACCGCGGCGAACGGCTCGACCCACGAGCGGCCGCCCCTGCGGCCTCGCTGGGCACCCTGGGGCGCGTGCCTGCCATCGTGGTGGGCTCAGGCTATGGCTCGGCGGTCGCCGCGCTGCGCCTGGCCGAGGCGGGCACCCCGGTGGTGATCCTGGAAATGGGCCGCCTGTGGACCCAGGCCGGCAGCGACGGTCGCATCTTTGCCAAGACCCTCTCGCCAGACGGGCGGGCGATGTGGTTCAAAGACCGTACCGAGGCACCCTTGAGCAGCTTCTTGTGGCTGGACGTGATCAACCGCAAGATCCCTCGTTATGCCGGCGTGCTGGACCGGGTGAATTACCCCGGCATCAGCGTGTACCTGGGCCGGGGGGTGGGCGGCGGTTCGGTGGTCAATGGCAGCATGGCCGTGACCCCTCGCCGCGATTATTTCGAAACCATCTTGCCCGAGGTCAGTGCCTCGGACATGTACGCGCGCTGGTTCCCGCTGGCCAACCGCACCCTGGGCGTGGGGCAGGTCAATCCCACCTGGTTTGAATCTGCCCGCTCGCAGCGTTACGCCCGCGTGGCGCGAGACCAGGCGCACCGGTCTGGCTTCAAGACCATGTTCGTGCCCTCGGTCTACGACCTGGACTACCTGGCCCGCGAAGAACGCGGCGAGGTGCCACGCTCGGCCCTGGACCAGGAGGTGATCTACGGCAACCACCACGGCAAACGCAGCCTGGACAAGACCTACCTGGCCGACGCCGTGGCCACCGGGCGCGTGAGCATTTACTGCCTTCACGAGGTCCGTCGCATCCGGCAAGAACCCAACGGTGACTACCTGTTGGACGTGCGGCAGATCGACGAGCACGGTGCCGTGATCGACGAAGTTCAGGTCAGCTGCGGCAGCCTGTTCCTGGGGGCGGGCAGCATCGGCACGAGCGAACTGCTGGTGCGAGCCCGTGACAGCGGTGATCTGCCACGACTGCCCGGCGCTGTGGGCCAGGGCTGGGGGCACAACGGCAACGTGATGGCCGCCCGCGCGAACCACGTCTGGCATCCCACCGGATCGCTGCAAAGCACGATGCCACTCATGGGCATCGACGACTGGGCTCACCCGACACGGCCCATCTTTGCCGAAATCACGCCGCTGCCCACGGGCTTCGAGAACTGGGTGAGCATGTACCTGGGCGTGACCCGCAACCCCGAGCGCGCCAGCTTTCGCTACAACAGCAGCACCGGCCAGGTCAGCCTGGATTGGCAACGCTCACAGAACACGCCCAGTGTGCAGGCCCTGCGCGGCCTGCTGGACACCATCAACCGGCGCGAAGCCACCGTGTACCGAACCGATCTGTTCGGTGGCGGACGCATCGTGGCCGATGACTTCACCTACCACCCGCTGGGGGGCTGCCTGCTGGGCCAGGCCACCGACCTTCACGGCCGGGTGCGCAACCACCCTGGCCTGTATGTGACCGATGGATCGCTCATCCCCGGCAGCGTGGGCGTCAACCCCTTCGTGACCATCACGGCCCTGGCCGAGCGCAACATGCACCACATCCTGGGGCACGACGCGATCCGGTGAGCCGGTCGGCCTCGGGGGCCGACCACCCACTGTTCAAGCCTTGCCCTGGCTGGCCACGGCAGCCGCGGCCTTGGCAGCGGCTTCGGCGTCGCCCAGGTAGTAGTGCTTGATGGGCTTGAGATCGGCGTCCAGTTCGTACACCAGGGGGATGCCGTTGGGGATGTTCACACCCACGATGTCGTTGTCGCCGATGTTGTCCAGGTACTTGATCAGGGCGCGGATGGAGTTGCCGTGCGCGGCGATCAGGATGCGCTGGCCACCCTTGATTGCGGGGGCCAGCACCTCATTCCAGTAGGGCACCACGCGCGCCACGGTGTCCTTCAGGCACTCGGTCAGCGGCACCTGTTCAGGGTTGAGCTTGGCGTAACGCAGGTCTTGACGCTGGCCGCGCGGGTCGTTGGCTTCCAGCGCGGGCGGCGGCGTGTCATAGCTGCGGCGCCAGACCAGCACCTGCTCATCGCCATACTGCTTGGCCATGTCGGCCTTGTTCAGCCCCTGCAGACCACCGTAGTGGCGCTCGTTCAGGCGCCAGTCCTTGACCACGGGCAGCCAGGTGCGGTCCATCTCGTCCAGCGCGTAGTTCAGGGTGTGGATGGCGCGCTTGAGCACCGAGGTGTAGGCCACATCGAACTCGTAGCCCTCGGCCTTGAGCAGCTTGCCG
This genomic window from Aquabacterium sp. A3 contains:
- a CDS encoding carbohydrate kinase family protein, whose amino-acid sequence is MSVLICGSLAFDTITTFPGRFAQQILPEQVHILNVSFLVPSMRKEFGGCAGNIAYSLKQLGGEPLIMAALGKDGALYRTHLEHLGISQRHVLTVDDDYTAQAIIITDQDNNQITAFHPGAMGQAHRLTIEADPDIDMAIVAPDGRDAMIQHAEQLQAAGIPFVFDPGQGLPMFDGTELSRFVSQATWVAVNDYEGKMLADRTGQSLVEISKAPHLKGLIETLGADGCHVYIQGEKTHVPGVQAAAVVDPTGCGDAFRGGLLYGLSKGWDLVKAVQLGNRMGALKIAVAGPQNYTLDGSVLVL
- a CDS encoding endonuclease/exonuclease/phosphatase family protein, translated to MPGRCAVAALLALSALSAACTRAEQAPSTGQLGLATWNLEWLMTPAEHHRLASRCTARQPGSDERALPCTPGRPPPPRRSQADLDALSITAQALHNEHQVDVVALQETDGPEAAAQVFRQGWRLDCFVDRAHPQKVGFAIRDGVPYRCNGDLGALDIDGHARAGADLTLWPGTAQAVRVLNVHLKSGCFTGRLDRTLGPCAALRKQVPVVESWIDDRVREGVAFAVLGDFNRHLATDARFPAGPDENAPLNAMQAWSDNEPRGAILWRATDGQSYVPCHPGERHRHYIDDILIDQRLAQRYGQRRFTRATFDDQPPGRVLSDHCPVVWALRH
- a CDS encoding helix-turn-helix domain-containing protein, yielding MAVMKVAPVAFQVVLDAADLQHWPVPAWARQRLAEARAAGSSEAEAQWLDATELERLYLALMQGSGRPDLGLLLGASPAVVRYGVLPSLIMNAPDLRRIIEVITRYAVLTQERSELQFEPSLPCSAVYIDPLGRTAEGLRCRLEFILVGLTMIWRLAGGGRSGIVRTCFPYPRPDHVGAYAEAFDGELVFDAPRAALVFDTQMLERGLPGADPVLFEAVRLRADMTMAELRARQSCVQTLIQTLEACLHERPRMADIAARMQLHERTLRRQLHEHGVTYNEVLARVQLARAQSLLCQGEMSIQAVAQATGYLNVSAFHRAFLRSTGRTPGQWRGGPDAPVRPVSAAVPTPPGSGPTRRVPAADRQKWPA
- a CDS encoding GMC oxidoreductase gives rise to the protein MHTSRRRFMGQTVLQAAALAALPAFKAGAQTLNRGERLDPRAAAPAASLGTLGRVPAIVVGSGYGSAVAALRLAEAGTPVVILEMGRLWTQAGSDGRIFAKTLSPDGRAMWFKDRTEAPLSSFLWLDVINRKIPRYAGVLDRVNYPGISVYLGRGVGGGSVVNGSMAVTPRRDYFETILPEVSASDMYARWFPLANRTLGVGQVNPTWFESARSQRYARVARDQAHRSGFKTMFVPSVYDLDYLAREERGEVPRSALDQEVIYGNHHGKRSLDKTYLADAVATGRVSIYCLHEVRRIRQEPNGDYLLDVRQIDEHGAVIDEVQVSCGSLFLGAGSIGTSELLVRARDSGDLPRLPGAVGQGWGHNGNVMAARANHVWHPTGSLQSTMPLMGIDDWAHPTRPIFAEITPLPTGFENWVSMYLGVTRNPERASFRYNSSTGQVSLDWQRSQNTPSVQALRGLLDTINRREATVYRTDLFGGGRIVADDFTYHPLGGCLLGQATDLHGRVRNHPGLYVTDGSLIPGSVGVNPFVTITALAERNMHHILGHDAIR
- the gpmA gene encoding 2,3-diphosphoglycerate-dependent phosphoglycerate mutase; protein product: MYKLVLIRHGESTWNLENRFTGWTDVELTPTGISQAMAAGKLLKAEGYEFDVAYTSVLKRAIHTLNYALDEMDRTWLPVVKDWRLNERHYGGLQGLNKADMAKQYGDEQVLVWRRSYDTPPPALEANDPRGQRQDLRYAKLNPEQVPLTECLKDTVARVVPYWNEVLAPAIKGGQRILIAAHGNSIRALIKYLDNIGDNDIVGVNIPNGIPLVYELDADLKPIKHYYLGDAEAAAKAAAAVASQGKA